From Brochothrix thermosphacta DSM 20171 = FSL F6-1036, a single genomic window includes:
- a CDS encoding sensor histidine kinase, with the protein MTILQYLKEKKSFLAYATVLFVFILVFLLTQPGNIMRLGDYHYLMFIYLCLTLFYLVVDYLKMNRFWRQINEVLTTNETLDNIAALPKGHSTQQKMFMRSFRQQVKNYHRYVSKSIDKDKEKQNYALYWAHEIKTPIIASKMILKDNKAVLPEKVYQQLLSEMNEVDRLTMQSLYFSRLDSFEIDYLITEINAERIVKDAIKRQATAFINKRIKLNINVPEIWIRSDSKWLSYVCDQIISNAVKYTPQGGEVSCCLEADGRQAKLMISDTGPGIPIEDHQRVFEKGYTGIQGRNTYKSTGMGLYLAKEMSKKLGHVLSLESIEGVGTTVSIIFETKEQYFMPENEKVY; encoded by the coding sequence ATGACTATTTTACAATATTTAAAAGAAAAAAAATCATTTTTAGCCTATGCTACTGTTTTGTTTGTGTTTATTTTGGTATTTTTGTTAACACAACCAGGGAATATTATGCGGTTGGGTGATTATCATTATCTTATGTTCATTTATTTGTGTTTAACATTATTCTACTTAGTTGTTGATTATCTAAAAATGAATCGTTTTTGGCGACAAATAAATGAAGTCTTAACAACAAATGAAACGTTAGATAATATTGCAGCCTTGCCTAAAGGACATTCGACACAACAAAAAATGTTTATGCGTTCTTTTAGACAACAAGTGAAGAACTATCATCGTTATGTCTCGAAATCAATTGATAAAGATAAAGAGAAGCAAAATTATGCACTTTATTGGGCACACGAAATTAAAACGCCTATCATCGCAAGTAAAATGATTTTAAAAGATAATAAGGCAGTATTGCCAGAAAAAGTTTATCAACAGTTGCTTTCTGAAATGAATGAAGTGGATCGATTAACCATGCAGTCACTCTATTTTTCTCGATTAGATTCATTTGAAATCGATTATTTAATTACAGAAATTAATGCTGAACGTATTGTTAAAGATGCTATCAAACGTCAGGCAACAGCCTTTATAAATAAGCGTATCAAATTAAATATTAATGTCCCTGAAATTTGGATTAGATCAGATTCGAAATGGTTAAGTTATGTATGTGATCAAATTATTTCAAACGCAGTTAAATACACACCTCAAGGTGGAGAAGTATCTTGCTGTTTGGAGGCAGATGGACGACAGGCTAAATTGATGATAAGCGATACAGGTCCTGGTATTCCTATCGAAGACCACCAGCGTGTGTTTGAAAAAGGCTATACAGGGATTCAAGGGCGAAACACTTATAAGTCAACAGGTATGGGGCTTTATCTCGCTAAGGAAATGTCGAAAAAATTAGGTCATGTGCTTTCGTTAGAATCAATTGAAGGTGTGGGTACGACAGTAAGTATTATTTTTGAAACAAAAGAACAGTACTTTATGCCTGAAAATGAGAAGGTTTATTGA